Genomic window (Chryseobacterium bernardetii):
AATTACAGCTTAATGTAATGGAACCGGTGCTTTCTCATGCCATCATGGAAAATATCAATTTCCTTTGCAATGCATTAGATACCCTTCGTGATAAGTGTGTAGTAGGAATTACTGCCAACAAAGAAGTATGTCTGAATATGGTAAAACACAGCATCGGAATTGTAACGGCACTGAACCCTTATATTGGTTACAAACAATCTACACAGATTGCAAAAGAAGCTCTGGAAACCGGAAAAAGTGTTTATAACCTTGTTTTAGAGAAAGGAATTCTTTCACAGGAAAAACTGGACGAAATCCTTGATCCGAAAAACATGCTGAAGCCACACAACAAATAAAATAAAACAGTAAGTGATAAATGGTGTTTTCATCATTTATCACTTATCTTCATCACTTATAAAATACTCCGTGAGGTTTTTAATTATTATTCCTGCCCACAATGAAGAGCAGAACCTCTCATTTACTCTGGATTCTTTACAGCAGCAAAGTGGTAAGGATTTTAAAGTAGTGGTCGTTAATGATGGCTCTACAGACAGTACTCCTGATGTGATCAGGAAATATACAGAGACAGACTCCCGTTTTGAAACCATTAATCTCCAGAAATCAGAACACCAACCCGGTTCAAAAGTGGTTCATGCCTTTAAAAATGGCCTGCAGACACAATCTGTAGATGAGTTTGATATTATCTGTAAATTTGATGCTGATATCATTCTCCCCGAAAACTATCTGGAGACGGTAGAAAAAGCTTTTGTCAATAATCCAGGATATGGATTGGTAGGTGGCTTGCTGTATGTAGAGAAAGAAGGGAATTGGATATATGAGGGGAATTCCAATAAACACCATGTAAGAGGACCTATGAAAGCCTACAGGAAAGAATGTTTTGTTCAGATAGGAGGTTTAAGAGAAACATTAGGCTGGGATAATATCGATTCTATTTTATTGGAGCATCTTGGCTGGAAAGAAGTGGTCTTGCCTGAGCTTCATGTAAAACTAATCAAAGTAAAAGGAGCAGATTATACCATAAGGCCAGCCGATTATTACGGACGTTATTTCTATTTTTTAGGATTAAGCAGATTTCTGGCCTATATTGCAGCCTCAAAGGAAGCGATGAAAAGTAAGTCTCCATCATTTTTCTTTGATATTGTGAAGGCTTATGAAGGCTGTAAGTCTAAAAAGCTGGAGCTTAAAATCACACAAGAAGAACAAAGAGCAGTCAATGATCAGCGTTGGAGAATGCTGAAGAAAAAGTGGCTGAAAATGTGATAATAGATATAAATCAAAAAACAATAGATTTAGCCAAACCTGAAAATAATTCCAGTCAGTGAAAAAAATAGCTTACATAGAAATAGATACCCATGCAGAAATAGCACAGGCTTTCATGAATATTATGGAAGGGTCCCTACATTTCAGTGTAGATTATTATTTCTCTAAGCGGATCAAAGATCAGGTTGCTGAAACAGAATCAAACGTTTTTCTGTCTGACAGTTCTATGATTTTAGATCAGTTAAAAAGCAAAGAATATGATTTGGTGATTATTGGAACAGTTCATCGCTATTTTAATACATTTTTAGCGATAACAAAGAAATATAATACTACAATTATTACCCATAATCTCAATTTTACCAGAGCTTCAAAATTTGATTTAATAAAAAGTGTGTTCAAAGGTGATGTTATTTACAGATTAAAGCTGTGGTGGAAAGAAGGATTGCTGTATTCCGGTAAAGTGTATCAAAAATCAAAATCTCTGGTAGTGTTGGATGAGGCTTTGATTTCAGACAGATATCAGTTCCTGCCTCTTTTTTATACCAGAAATTTTGCCCGATCTGAGAATGAAAGTCTGATAATTGTTATTCCTGGCGGTGTTTCGCAGAAAAGGAGAGATTATAATCACATTTTTACGACCATTCAGAAAATACAATCAGACCGTAAATGTGAATTTATTTTTCTTGGAAAGGCAAAAAACAGGGAATTGAAGCAACTTGAAAAATTATCTTCAAACTTGCCGGAGAATATTTCTGTGACTTATTTTTCGGATAGAGTTTCTGCAGAAGACTTTGAAGTGTGGATGCGGAAAGCAGATGTGCTTTGGTGCCCTATTCAGCAGGAAACAGAATTTTTCAGCATAAAGGAAATATATGGGAAAACCAAGATGACAGGAAACCTTGGCGATTCCATTTCCTATGGAAAAATAGCTGTTTTTCCAAAGAATTACTCATCAGCACTAAAGTTTATTTTACCTGAAAAAGAAAATATCTTCCAACAGTTAAATGAAATTACCCAAACTTATTTCGATTTTCAAAAAAACTACAGCAGGGAAGAGGTTCAAAAATGTTTAGAACAGGTACTAAACGGCCTTATTGCCGGTTAAAAGCCTGTTGTCTTTATTTAAACTTAAAAATACTCTTGATAAACTTTGCATTCAGATAGTCTTCTATCGGGAAAATCTTTGTAAAATAATTTCCGACATAGATTAGTGCCAGTACTACAGCAGGTTTATAGATCAGGTTGATAAAGTTACTGTCAAAATTAGGTAAAACAATCGCTACAGTAATCGCTAAAGTACAGATGATAGAAATAAAGATCATCTCAATAGTTAATGGGGATACTTTGAAAACAATGTAGTTGAATAAAATCTTAACAACATTATAAATCGTAAGTGAAATAGCTGTGGATAAAGCAATTCCGATCAGTTTCAGGTCTGTGTTTTTGATGAAATAAAAATTCAGCCCAATTGTTAAACCGGCTAATAAAAGCATCACCAGAATGTTAAATCTGTAATATTTTGAAAGGGAGATGATGTTCCCATTGAATCCTGTGGCAAGGTCAATTAAAACGGCAGATCCCCAGATCCATACAACCGGTTCATATTCTCTGAGCATTACCCCGTTTTTAGGCATAAATTGAGTCAGATAAGGAAACCCTACCATAATACAGGAAAATAATACTGCCCCAAGGAAATATAAAGTTAATGAAGTTTTTTTGTGAAACTTATCCAGTCCTTCCATATCTCCGTCAGCAAGGTGCTTACTGATGATAGGTGCTGAAATATTGAATAACCCCAACTGAGGAATAGAGATCAGGGAAATGAGTGCATACAGCACAGAATAGATACCATTTTCTTCCATTCCCATGAATTCTCCGATCATAAAGCTGTTGATCGCCAGATAGTTTCCAAATGTTCCTAGGAAACCGAAAAAACTGTAGTTTAAAAATTCTTTCCAGAAATTATCCTTCTTGAAATAATCTGTGCTGATATCAAAATGGATTTTCTCAAGCTTATTGGTGTAATAAATATATCCGAAAAGCATCAGTGCAAATATTCCGAAGAAGAATGCTAACGCAATATTCTGAGATAGGGAAAAATAAAAAAAGAGGCAGAATGCTCCTAGATTGGCTATTTTCGGAAACAGGTTGTCAAAAATATTAGAAACAACAATTCTTTTATAATTAGAAGTGTATTTATTGAAAATTGCACAAAGGGATAAAACTAAAATAAGAGGTAAGATAATTCCTTTGATTTTCCAGGCTTCCGAACGGATGAATTTAGGATAGAAGTAGGGGAGAACAAAAAATACAACAGAAAATATAAGAAAGTTAATTAAGACAGTAACAAACGATAATGAAAGCATGTTCTGGTTTTTACCCTCTTTCTGTAAAGAATGAAAAAACTTTACATTGGCATAGGAAATTCCAAAAACAACAAAAGGAACAAGCATTTCTGCAGTCTGCATACTGTAGCGCAGTTTTCCATAAAATTCGAAGTCATTTGGAAAGATGAATATTGCAGAAACTGTGCCCAGCAAAAAACCTATATAACCGATAATGGAATATTTGAAGCCTTGTCTCGCTACTACGCTCATAAAGTTGTTTTAAGGGTTTTTAGGTATAAAAATAATATTGTTGATATACTGAGTTTTATTTTTTTCGTCGTTTGTATTTTGTAAAAGAATGTCTTCTGTAAGGATTTCCAGAGTGAAGCTGTTCCTGTTCAGGTATTTTACTTCATATCCCCAGCTTTGCACTTCAGAAATTTCATTCCATATAGGTGTTTGGTGATGCCTTTGTTCCATCTCAACCATTAAGGTAGGCATAAACTGTCTGATGGTTTCCTTAGCTCCCGAAAGAGTCTTTATTTCATTGCCTTCAACATCAATCTTGATAAAATCAAGTCTGTTAAAATGTTCCAAAGCGGCCCATTCGTCAAGCTTTATAACCTTTACTTTCTCAGTATAGCTTTTCTCTTCGCCTTTTTCTTTGTAGGCCGTATTTAAGGTACCACGCGAAGCAATGGTTTTTCCATTAATAACGGGAACTTTGAATTCCGCAATTGTATTTTCATCAGAAAGCGCCAGAGGAAGCACACGCATGTGGGGAAATAACCTTTTCAGTCTGGTATAAAGCTTTTTGTTGGGCTCAAAAGCATAAATATGTTCATGATCCAGCTTATCTTCCAACTGATACAGGAAAGTTCCTACATTGGCACCAATATCCAGTATTACAGCATTCTTTGGAAGGTATTCTTTGATCCATACCAGTTCCGGTTCTACATTGCGCTCCGAAAAATTATCTTTATTAAGATTGTTTAAGGTCTTAAAATATCTTTTCTTATAAAAATCCGGACTTATATATTGTAGTTTTTCTGCAATTTTTTGGTATAAAGACATCCTTAGCTTTTTGACGAACAGCAAAGATAAACAAAAAAGTAAAACTTCTCTTAAAAAATGTTAAATATAATGGGTTGATTTTCAGTTGATAGACTTTGTGCTCTGTTTTGTAATTGCTTGAACTTTAATATATTTTAAGTGTATTACAGACCCACCCCTGATCCATAGATTTTTTCAGAATTATAGAATATATTAAAACATCTCATAAAATTAATAACCATAGATTGGACGTATCTACACAAAGAATGGCATATTCAGAAAATCATTGAAAGGCTTCATCAGCTTAAAAATCTTACTCATATTCTTCACTGCATTTTTATCCAGTACCTCTTCGTCTTTCAGATGGTACAGGACAATAAAGTTTTTAAGTTTTAAATATTCAGCCATAGGATCTTCCTTATCAAAGCCCTGAGGAACCTTTTTCAGTTTATCATCCTGGTCAAGCTCCGGAAAATGTTTTTTGAAATCTTTTTGATTCAGGATTTTAAGAAAATCTTCACCATACAGGGAGATTTCCTTTCGCACTTCTTTCAATACCGAAGATTCAGGCATATAGATTCCTCCGGCCAGAAAAGATTTACCAGGTTCCATATGAAGATAGTATCCGCCTTTCTGATTTCCTTTTCCCATTCCCAGAGAGGCCCCGAAGTTGGTTTTATAAGGAGATTTATCTTTAGAGAAACGGGTGTCTCTGTAAATTCTGAACAGCGCTTTTTTGCTGTCTATTTTTGCAAGTTCTTCATCAAAACCGGACATTTTTTTAATCAGTTCATCTAAAAATGAAACTACATTTTGCTGAGCTTCCGTGTAAAGATTTTTGTTCTCATTAAACCATTCGCGGTTGTTGTTTTTATTTAATTTTTTCAAAAAATCAAACGTCTTGGAAGAAATGCTTGCAGACATATTGTATAAGGTGTTTATTTTGTTGTTGCTAAACCACGAATCTCAAAACCTGAAACTCGAAACTTATAATTCAAATGTACAAAAACTATTAATATCTCAGTAATGTGTTTAAACAGACAGGGAAAATGTTAAAAAAAATATTTTTCACGGTATTATTTTCGAAAATTCATAAATAACACGGAAAAAATCAATCCAATTTAATAAAAAAAAATAATATTTAATAATTTTTTAATTTGAAGCATATTTTTTTATATTTAATTTTCTAAAAATCGAAGATATATTAAAGGATTGTGAATTTAAGTTTGCATATTTAAAAATTTATTCAAAAACAAATCAAATATTTATTGTATCTTTGCAAAAATTTTAAAATAGTTAATGAATTTATTTACGGAAACCAATTTAAGTCCTGATATCCTTAAGGCAATTGGCGAACTGGGTTACGAAAGCCCAACAGAAATCCAAAAACAGACTATCCCTTTTATTCTTTCAGATATTCGCGATTTGATCGCACTTGCGCAGACAGGGACAGGCAAAACAGCAGCGTTTTCGCTTCCGATTTTGGATATGATTGACGATACGAGTCGCAAAATCCAATTATTGGTGCTTTGTCCGACACGGGAATTATGTCTTCAGATTTCTAAAGACATAAAGAATTACTCTAAATACATGAACATCAAAACTACTGCAGTTTATGGTGGAAGCAGTATTGTAGAGCAAATGAGATCTTTAAAAGAGAAACCACAGATTATTGTGGGAACGCCAGGTAGGGTAATTGACCTTATCAACAGAAAAGCATTAGACTTTTCTGCGATTCATTGGTTAGTATTAGACGAAGCTGATGAAATGCTTTCTATGGGATTCAAGGATGAATTGGAAACCATTCTAAGCGAAACCCCGGAAACGAAACAAACTTTCTTATTCTCGGCTACGATGAATAAAGAAGTGGAAAGGATTTCCAAAAACTATCTTACAAAACCACACCGTATTTCAGTAGGTTCTATCAATGAAGTGAAGAAGAACATTACCCACGAATACTATGTGGTAGGATACCGTCAGAAAAAAGAAGCATTAAAAAGATTAATTGATGCTAACCCTAACCAGTATTCCATCATTTTCTGCAGAACAAGAATGGAAACTCAGGAGGTTGCAGATTTCTTAATGCAGAACGGTTATGCAGCTGATGCCCTTCACGGAGACCTTTCTCAGGCGCAGAGAGATACGGTTATGAAGAAATTCAGATTGAAAAATATCGATATCCTTGTAGCAACAGACGTTGCAGCAAGAGGATTAGATGTAAACTCTCTTACTCACGTTATCCATTTCTCTTTACCTGATGATCCTGAAGTATTTGTTCACAGAAGCGGAAGAACAGGTAGAGCTGGTAAAGACGGTATTTCAATGGCTTTAATTAAGCCCGAAGAAAGCAGAAAGCTGAAACAGATCAAATCTGCTACTAAAATTGAAATCCACGAAAGAACAATTCCTACAGGAGACCAGATTATTAAGGCTCAGGTTGGAGGTGTTTTTGAAAAACTTTTCACAGAACACGAAGATCTTTTCGAATTTGATGATAGCTTAATCCCGGATCTAAGCAACTTCACAAAAGAAGAATTAGTACATCAGCTGTTACAATTCCAACTGAAAGATCTTGCGTTATATTACAAAGACAAACACGATCTTGTTGAGCAGAAGTTAAGCAGCAGAGATGATGATTACTCAAGAAGAGACCGTGGACGTGATAGAGACAGAGATAGAGGTCGCGACAGAGATAGAGGAGATCGAAGAGACAGAGATCGTGGTGGAAAACCAAGAAGAAAAGATGAAAACATGGTAAGATTCTTCTTCAATCTTGGTAAGAAAGACCATTTAAAGAAACTTGATGTTTTAGATATTATCAATAAGGCTACTGCTGGTGGAAAAACCAAGAAAAGAGCTGAAATCGGAGATATCGAGATTCTTGAGAAATTCTCTTTCTTTGAAGTTGAAAAATCATTCAAAGACAATGTTTTAAGTAACATTCAATCTATGAAATTTAAAGGAAAAGATATGAGAGCTGAAGTAGCTAACTAATCTCTTTCTATACCATACAAAACCGGCAGTAATGCCGGTTTTTTTATTTGGTAATCAGCGCATAAGCGAATGTTAACAAAACTTAATGTTATATAGTTTCAGGTACAATCCTTTTTTAAGAAATTTGCACACGAATTATAAATACTAAAAAATGGGAATTGGTAATATTTTCCACGCTTTTCAACCAAAAGATAAAATCTTCTTTGTACTTTTTGAGAAGGTAACTGAAAACCTAGTTGCAATGTCTGAAGAATTCAACGCTGGAATTAAGGATTTCGATCTTAATGACGATTCAATGCTGAAAAAAATGAGTGACTTCGAGCATAAGAATGACGAGCTTACTCACGAAATCTTCGTAGAACTGGGGAAAAATTTCATTACTCCTTTTGACCGTGAAGATATTCACACATTGGCAACAGGATTAGATGATATCGCTGACTATATCTATGCTTCTACAAAATATATCTTCTTATACAAATCTCCTGAGATGAAAGCTTATTCAGATTTCTCTCTGCTGATCCACAAAGCATGTCTTGAAATACAGAATGCCATGAAAAACCTTAAAGGGTTCAAGAATATGGAGCAGGTGAAAGAAGCTTGTATTAAAGTAAACTCTATTGAAAATATTGCAGATGACCTGCTTTCTAACTCAATGGTAGATTTATTTGAAACGAATGATGCAATTAACATTATTAAAGTTTCATCGGTATTGAACTATCTTGAAATCGTAACAGATAAAGCAGAAGATGTTGCCAATACAATTGAGAACATCATGATTAAATACGCCTAAAAGATAACAATACATAGCAAAAAATGGAATTTCCGATTTTACTTGTAGTTATTATTGCGTTGGCGTTAATTTTTGATTATATCAATGGTTTCCATGATGCAGCCAACTCGATTGCAACTATCGTATCTACAAAAGTTTTAACTCCATTCCAGGCTGTACTTTGGGCGGCACTTTGGAACTTTGCAGCGTTCTTTATTGCTGCTTACATTATTGGAGAATTCAAAATTGGTAATACAATTGCCAAAACAGTTAATGAGAACTTTATCACGCTTGAAGTTATATTTTCCGGTTTGGTGGCAGCCATTGCCTGGAATCTTTTGACATGGTGGTTTGGAATTCCTTCCTCATCATCACACACCCTGATTGGAGGGTTCCTGGGGGCAGCATTAATGCATGCTTTTATGATGGACTACCATGATGTGGCAGCAGCACAGCCAGGACTTGGGTTCTGGGGTACGGCTAAAGAAGCCTTAAGTCAGGTAACACACCAGAGTGTTGTAAAGTTTGATAAAGTAATTCCTATTTTCCTGTTCATTTTCATGGCACCAATCATAGGGATGGTTATTTCTGTTATCATTACACTGATAATTATACACCTTTATAAAAGATCAAACCCGCACAAAGCAGACCAGTCTTTCAAAAGACTTCAGTTAGCTTCTTCAGCTTTATTCAGCTTAGGACACGGTTTGAATGATGCTCAGAAAGTAATGGGGATCATTGGAGCTGCAGTAATTTATTATCACGTAAATATGCTTCAGGATGTACAATATTTGAATATTCCTTCTGCGGAACGTTTTGACTACTTTGCACAGCATTATATCTGGGTACCTTTGGTTTCCTTTATTGCCATTGCATTAGGAACAATGAGTGGTGGTTGGAAGATTATCAAAACAATGGGAACCAAGATCACTAAAGTAACTTCATTAGAAGGGGTAAGTGCAGAAACTGCAGGAGCAATTACTTTATTCATCACAGATCACTTTGGTATCCCTGTATCTACAACACACACCATTACAGGTTCTATCATTGGGGTAGGATTAACGAAAAGAGTTTCAGCGGTAAGATGGGGTATTACAGTAAGCTTACTTTGGGCTTGGGTATTAACTATTCCGATTTCAGCTTTAGTAGCTGGTATCACTTATCTTATTGTAACTTTCTTTTCTTAAGATAAAAAATCACAATTATCATATAAACTTTGTCCGTTTGGGCAAAGTTTTTTGTTTTATAAAGCCCCGAAAAATTGTATTTTTGTTCAAATTATAAGATTTTATGGAATTTTTAGACAGATACCAGCAGATTGTTGGGGACGCCATCAATAAGTACACTTTTAAGGATAAGCCTACAGAGTTATATGAGCCGATGAATTATATTATTTCCCATGGTGGAAAACGTCTTCGTCCCATTATGGTGCTGATGGCCTGTGATCTGTTTGGCGGAGACCTGAAGCAGGCAATAAAACCCGCTTTGGCAATAGAATTTTTCCATAACTTCACCCTGATCCATGATGATATTATGGATGAAGCCCCTTTAAGAAGAAATAAACCTACGATCCACACTTTACACGGTATCAATGTGGGAATTCTTTCCGGAGACGGATTAATGCTTAAAGCATATAAATTCTTTGAAGATCTTGAACCGGAAATTTTCAAAGCTTGTATCAGAATATTTACCCATACAGGACTTCTTTTATGTGAAGGACAGCAATATGATATTAATTTCGAAACACAGGAAAATGTGACTTTTGATGATTATATCAGAATGATTACTTATAAAACAGGAGTATTAAGTGCTTCTTCTTTTGAGATTGGAGCCCTGATTGCAAAAGCGGACTTTAAGGATGCCAAAGCGATCTTCAACTTCGGGAAACATATCGGTATCGCATTCCAGATTATGGATGATTATCTTGATGTATTCGGTGATCAGGCGCAGTTTGGTAAAAAACATGCCGGAGATATCTATGAAAATAAGAAAACAGTTCTGTACCTGCTGGCAAGAGAACATGCCACAGATGAAGAAAGAAAGGAACTGGATTACTGGTATTCTAAAAAAACAGAAAATATTGATAAGATCTACGGAGTTGAAAAGATCTTCAGAAGAACAAAAGTGGATGAAAAAGCACTTCGTCTGATCGAAAAACACAACGAGATCGGGCAGAGCTACCTTCAGAAAATTGATATTCCGGACGAAAAGAAAAAACCATTCATTGAGTTGGCGAACTATCTTTTAAGAAGAGAGAGTTAAGATGATCATTGGGCATTATGTAATCCGCACCTATCGTAAATTTAAGAACCAGGGATTGGGGACTAGATTTGTGATAGTGGGAATTCCGTTAATTCCGGTACAGAGCTTTTACATCTTTAAAGATACCGGCCGAACAATGGAGGTAGATTTATATTGGAAACAGGCGGTGAAGGTTTACTTTATCATGATTTCAGTATTCTATCTTTTCATTAAATACTTGAAGGGATCGGATTATGACGAAATGCCGTTTGAAAAGCTTTTATTGGTGGTGCTGGCGATTAATTTGCTGGTGTATTTCCTGTTTGATTCTTATACAAGAAAAGACAGGCAGATAAGGGAACTGCTTAGTAGATCTGTATACATTAATGCGCTTCCGAAATTTTTAGGACAAACAGCAGCTTATAATGTTCAATCAGGGTTTATCCGTTCCTTCAGGGAACATTTTGGAGCAAACTGGAAGGATGTGATGAAAAGCGGAACATATACCGATCAGCATATTCCACTTCTGTTTCCGATTTTACTGTATGATCTGTATTTATATGAAAACGAAGCCACAAAAAGACATTTTGAAACTGTTTTTAAAAGATACAAAGAACTTGAAAATATCGGATAATAGCCAATAAAATAAACCTGAAAAAGAAAAATAAAATATAGATAACAATAATAATAGGCTGCGGGTAAAAATGGTTTCCGGGCAACCTATTACCTACTACCAGGGACCTGCACAATGAAGTTCAGAACAGAAGTTGATATATCGAAATCGGAGAAAAAAATAGAAATTGAAGACCGGATATTTTCAATCGGATCCTGTTTTGCCTCAGAAATGACAGAATTATTGAAAGACGGACAGCTTCAAACTCTCAATAATCCCTTTGGAACAATATTTAATCCGTTTTCCATCAACAATGCGGTAAAAAGACTTCATGATTCGGAGTTTTATACAGAAGATGAGTTGATTATCTATAATGAAGAATATATTTCTTTAGATCACCACACCAGTTTTGATACAAGATATATTCATCAGACATTAGACAAGATTAATGAGGCTATTGAATCAGGAAATGCTTTCCTTCAGGAGGCCGACTGGATCATTATTACCTACGGATCCTCCTTTATTTATGAGTTTCTTCCAAAGCAAAAACTGGTAGCAAACTGTCATAAAATTCCACAGAAATTCTTTGAGAAGAGATTATTATCACACCAGGAGCTTACAGGCTCTATATACAATACCATTCTGGAACTAAAAGATATATGTAAGGAAGGAGTTCAGATTTTATTTTCTGTTTCTCCGGTGAGGCATACCAAAGATGGAATGGTTGAAAACCAGTTGAGTAAATCTAAGTTAATTACAGCTATTCATGAATCTATTTCTTTATTTGAAGACTGCCATTATTTGCCGGTTTATGAGATTTTGATGGATGACCTCAGAGATTACCGCTTCTACAAAGAAGATATGATACACCCAAGTACTCAGGCTGTTAATTATATTTTTGATAAGTTTGGGGATTCATATTTTTCAGATGAGACCAAGGAATTTATCAAGGAAAACTTTAAGATTATGAGAGCTTTGGAACACAGAACTAATGATGTAAAAGATCCTAAATTTATAGAGTTCAGAGAAAAATTGGATCAAAGAATAGAAAATCAACGGAAAAAAGTAAAGCATACCATTTTCAAATGATTGATTTTACTAGGATTGACTATCTGAAAAAGGGGAACGAAAGACAGATAAGAGCTTACGAAGTTCTTACAAAACATCGTATTTTTGAAAAGTTAAAATATTATTCACCAATTTTAGCAGGAACTATACCTATTGAAATTGATATAGAAGGAAGTGACCTGGATCTTATTTTTGAGGTAGATTTAAGATATAAAGAAAAGTTTATCAATGATTTAATGTTCAGTAATTTTATTCCTTACGGTGTGGAAATGGAATATCCCATCATAAACGGAGAAAGATGCATTACGTT
Coding sequences:
- a CDS encoding glycosyltransferase, which translates into the protein MRFLIIIPAHNEEQNLSFTLDSLQQQSGKDFKVVVVNDGSTDSTPDVIRKYTETDSRFETINLQKSEHQPGSKVVHAFKNGLQTQSVDEFDIICKFDADIILPENYLETVEKAFVNNPGYGLVGGLLYVEKEGNWIYEGNSNKHHVRGPMKAYRKECFVQIGGLRETLGWDNIDSILLEHLGWKEVVLPELHVKLIKVKGADYTIRPADYYGRYFYFLGLSRFLAYIAASKEAMKSKSPSFFFDIVKAYEGCKSKKLELKITQEEQRAVNDQRWRMLKKKWLKM
- a CDS encoding lipopolysaccharide biosynthesis protein; translation: MSVVARQGFKYSIIGYIGFLLGTVSAIFIFPNDFEFYGKLRYSMQTAEMLVPFVVFGISYANVKFFHSLQKEGKNQNMLSLSFVTVLINFLIFSVVFFVLPYFYPKFIRSEAWKIKGIILPLILVLSLCAIFNKYTSNYKRIVVSNIFDNLFPKIANLGAFCLFFYFSLSQNIALAFFFGIFALMLFGYIYYTNKLEKIHFDISTDYFKKDNFWKEFLNYSFFGFLGTFGNYLAINSFMIGEFMGMEENGIYSVLYALISLISIPQLGLFNISAPIISKHLADGDMEGLDKFHKKTSLTLYFLGAVLFSCIMVGFPYLTQFMPKNGVMLREYEPVVWIWGSAVLIDLATGFNGNIISLSKYYRFNILVMLLLAGLTIGLNFYFIKNTDLKLIGIALSTAISLTIYNVVKILFNYIVFKVSPLTIEMIFISIICTLAITVAIVLPNFDSNFINLIYKPAVVLALIYVGNYFTKIFPIEDYLNAKFIKSIFKFK
- a CDS encoding FkbM family methyltransferase; its protein translation is MSLYQKIAEKLQYISPDFYKKRYFKTLNNLNKDNFSERNVEPELVWIKEYLPKNAVILDIGANVGTFLYQLEDKLDHEHIYAFEPNKKLYTRLKRLFPHMRVLPLALSDENTIAEFKVPVINGKTIASRGTLNTAYKEKGEEKSYTEKVKVIKLDEWAALEHFNRLDFIKIDVEGNEIKTLSGAKETIRQFMPTLMVEMEQRHHQTPIWNEISEVQSWGYEVKYLNRNSFTLEILTEDILLQNTNDEKNKTQYINNIIFIPKNP
- a CDS encoding DUF2461 domain-containing protein, which codes for MSASISSKTFDFLKKLNKNNNREWFNENKNLYTEAQQNVVSFLDELIKKMSGFDEELAKIDSKKALFRIYRDTRFSKDKSPYKTNFGASLGMGKGNQKGGYYLHMEPGKSFLAGGIYMPESSVLKEVRKEISLYGEDFLKILNQKDFKKHFPELDQDDKLKKVPQGFDKEDPMAEYLKLKNFIVLYHLKDEEVLDKNAVKNMSKIFKLMKPFNDFLNMPFFV
- a CDS encoding DEAD/DEAH box helicase: MNLFTETNLSPDILKAIGELGYESPTEIQKQTIPFILSDIRDLIALAQTGTGKTAAFSLPILDMIDDTSRKIQLLVLCPTRELCLQISKDIKNYSKYMNIKTTAVYGGSSIVEQMRSLKEKPQIIVGTPGRVIDLINRKALDFSAIHWLVLDEADEMLSMGFKDELETILSETPETKQTFLFSATMNKEVERISKNYLTKPHRISVGSINEVKKNITHEYYVVGYRQKKEALKRLIDANPNQYSIIFCRTRMETQEVADFLMQNGYAADALHGDLSQAQRDTVMKKFRLKNIDILVATDVAARGLDVNSLTHVIHFSLPDDPEVFVHRSGRTGRAGKDGISMALIKPEESRKLKQIKSATKIEIHERTIPTGDQIIKAQVGGVFEKLFTEHEDLFEFDDSLIPDLSNFTKEELVHQLLQFQLKDLALYYKDKHDLVEQKLSSRDDDYSRRDRGRDRDRDRGRDRDRGDRRDRDRGGKPRRKDENMVRFFFNLGKKDHLKKLDVLDIINKATAGGKTKKRAEIGDIEILEKFSFFEVEKSFKDNVLSNIQSMKFKGKDMRAEVAN
- a CDS encoding DUF47 domain-containing protein translates to MGIGNIFHAFQPKDKIFFVLFEKVTENLVAMSEEFNAGIKDFDLNDDSMLKKMSDFEHKNDELTHEIFVELGKNFITPFDREDIHTLATGLDDIADYIYASTKYIFLYKSPEMKAYSDFSLLIHKACLEIQNAMKNLKGFKNMEQVKEACIKVNSIENIADDLLSNSMVDLFETNDAINIIKVSSVLNYLEIVTDKAEDVANTIENIMIKYA
- a CDS encoding inorganic phosphate transporter, producing MEFPILLVVIIALALIFDYINGFHDAANSIATIVSTKVLTPFQAVLWAALWNFAAFFIAAYIIGEFKIGNTIAKTVNENFITLEVIFSGLVAAIAWNLLTWWFGIPSSSSHTLIGGFLGAALMHAFMMDYHDVAAAQPGLGFWGTAKEALSQVTHQSVVKFDKVIPIFLFIFMAPIIGMVISVIITLIIIHLYKRSNPHKADQSFKRLQLASSALFSLGHGLNDAQKVMGIIGAAVIYYHVNMLQDVQYLNIPSAERFDYFAQHYIWVPLVSFIAIALGTMSGGWKIIKTMGTKITKVTSLEGVSAETAGAITLFITDHFGIPVSTTHTITGSIIGVGLTKRVSAVRWGITVSLLWAWVLTIPISALVAGITYLIVTFFS
- a CDS encoding polyprenyl synthetase family protein; translation: MEFLDRYQQIVGDAINKYTFKDKPTELYEPMNYIISHGGKRLRPIMVLMACDLFGGDLKQAIKPALAIEFFHNFTLIHDDIMDEAPLRRNKPTIHTLHGINVGILSGDGLMLKAYKFFEDLEPEIFKACIRIFTHTGLLLCEGQQYDINFETQENVTFDDYIRMITYKTGVLSASSFEIGALIAKADFKDAKAIFNFGKHIGIAFQIMDDYLDVFGDQAQFGKKHAGDIYENKKTVLYLLAREHATDEERKELDYWYSKKTENIDKIYGVEKIFRRTKVDEKALRLIEKHNEIGQSYLQKIDIPDEKKKPFIELANYLLRRES